TCTGGCTGATCTGCTCGTCCTGGACCACCAGGACGTCTGACACAGCATCGACCACCAGGCCCATGGAACGCTGTTCCTCGCCTTCACCGACGCGAACCACGATCACCACCGTTTCCTGGGTGTATTCACGCACCGGCATGCCGAAGCGCAGACGCAGGTCATAGACCGGGACGATGTTGCCGCGCAGGTTGATGACACCCTTCAGGTATGCCGGAGTGTTGGGAACCCGGGTGGCCGGCTCCCACCCGCGGATCTCCTGTACCCGCAGGATGCTCACCGCGTATTGTTCGCCGGCCAGCATGAAGCTCAGGTACTGACTGCCCTGGGCATCGTCTTCGTGGTCCTGCCCCAGCAGGCTGAGATGGATGTCGTCGCTCATGGGTCCTCCTATGCGGTCATGGCCACGGTTTCCGGCACGCCGGACAGTTCGTTGGCAAGGCGCATCACGCCGGGAATATCGAGGATCAGGGCTACCTGAGCCGTCACCGAGGATGGTGGCGCCGGAAAGCCCCTCGACCCGGCCGTAATTGGCCTCCAGCGACTTGATCACCACCTGTTGCTGGCCCAGGAGGTCATCGACGAAAAGACCGCACTTGCGCCCGCCGGCCTCGACCACCACGACGATGCCATCCTCGATGCGGGTCGCGCGTGCATCGGGTATGCCGAAGATCTCGTGCATGCGTACGATGGGCAGGTATTCATCACGCAGGCGGAAGGTCTCGCCCTTGCCCGCCACATGCCGCACCATGTGCGGACGCACCTGAATGGACTCGATGATGGACACCAGCGGCACGATGTAGGTCTCGCTACCGATACAGATACTCTGGCCATCGAGGATGGCCAGAGTCAGCGGCAGACGAATGGTGATGGTACTGCCCTTGCCCTGCTCGGAATCGATCTCGATGGCACCGCCGAGTTCGTTGATGTTGCGTCGCACCACGTCCATGTCGACACCGCGCCCGGAGACGTCGCTGACCTGCTCGGCCGTGGAAAAGCCCGGCTGGAAGATGAGCTCGAAGATCTGCTTGTCGCTGAGATTGTCCTCGGGACGCACCAGACCGCGCTCGATGCCCTTCTGCAGGATCTTGTCGCGCGCCAGCCCCTTGCCGTCGTCGCGTATCTCGATGACGATGTTGCCGCCCCGATGCTCGGCCGAAAGGTGCACCACGCCGGTCTCCGGCTTGCCGGCAGCAATGCGTTCTTCCGGAGACTCGATACCATGGTCCACGCTGTTGCGCACCAGGTGCACCAGCGGGTCGCCGATCTTCTCGATCACCGTCTTGTCCACCTCGGTGTTCTCGCCGCTCATGCGCAGCTCGATCTTCTTGCCAAGCTTCTGGCTGAGGTCATGCACCAGGCGGGGAAAACGACTGAAGGTGAAGCTGATCGGCAACATGCGGATCTGCATCACGCTCTCCTGCAGCTCGCGGGTATGGCGCTCCAGTTGCGCCAGGCCTTCGCGCAAGCGCCCCAGCTTGTCCATGCTGAAGTCCTCGCCCAACATGCCGAGCATGGACTGGGTGATGACCAGCTCGCCCACCATGTTGATCAGCGAATCGATCTTGCCGGTATCGACACGGATGGAACTGGAGCCACCGCCGCCTTTCTTCGCAGCCCTGCCTGTGGCACGCCGGTCGCCGCCCTGCCGCCGGTCGGGGGTCTGGCGCCGTTCCACCGGGGGCTCGGCGACCTTGAGTTCGGGTTTCTTCTCTTCTTCCTGCGGCGGGTTGTCCACGGGTTCGGCGGGCGCGGCCTGCACCCTGTCCGCTCCCTCCGGGAGGATCGGCACCACGGCGAAATCGCAGTCGTCCTCGACCCACTCGAAGATCTCGTCGATCTGCGCCTTGTCCACCGGCGCATCCAGTTTCAGCTCCCAGGACAGGTAACTGTCCTCGGGCTCGAACTCGCTCAACGGCGGCAGGTCGGAGATGTCGCAAACCACCTCCAGGTCACCCAGATCGGCGATCTCGCGGATGATGCGCAAGGGATCGTTACCCGTGCGCAGCAGGTGCTGGTGCGGACGGAACACGATACGCCAACCGACTGGCTGCACCTCGACGGGCGGCGCGGCAGCGGCCATGTCACCCACCGGCGTGGCGGCTTCGACCGCGCCACCGCCGCTGAGCACGCGTTCGAGCTCGCTACGCTGTTCGGCGATGCGTGCCTCGTCGGGGTCGCTCCCTTCCTGGGCGGCGGTGAGCATCTCGCGCAGTACATCCACCGAGGCCAGCAGCACGTTGACGGCATCGGCAGTGACGGGACGTCGGCCGTCGCGCATCTCGTCGAGCAGCGTCTCCATCACGTGCGTGAACTCGGAGATGTTGTTGAAACCGAAGGTGCCGCTACCCCCCTTGATGGAGTGTGCGGCACGGAAGATACTGTTGATCTCCTCGGGATCGACCTCCCCCGGGTCCATGTTCAGCAGGCCGTTCTCCATCACGTCCAGGCCTTCGAAGCTCTCTTCGAAGAACACCTGGTGAAACTGCGCCATATCGATGCTCATACCGTCTCCCGTCTCGAGGGTGCGCCCCAGTCCGTGCTCAACCGATGACCTTGGCTACTGTCTTGAGCAACTGGTCGGGATTGAAGGGCTTGACGATCCAGCCGGTAGCCCCCGCGGCCTTGCCCTGCTGCTTCTTCTCGGCACCGGACTCGGTGGTCAGCATCAGCAGGGGGGTGAACTTGTAGTTGGGCAGATTGCGCAATTCGCGAATCAAGGTGATCCCGTCCATATTGGGCATGTTGACGTCGGTGATCACCAGATTCACCGAACGCGTCTTGGCGATGTTCAGCGCCTCGACGCCGTCTGCGGCCTCGACCACCTCGTAACCGGCGCCCTTGAGCGTGAAGGACACCATCTGACGCATGGAGGCGGAATCATCGACGGCTAGGATGCTTGCGGCCATGGTTGTAACTCCCTGGTTGGCATATGCCGGCCCCCTGTCGTTGCGAGAACGGGGGCACGGACGTTCGTGGTTCAGGGGAGCTATCGGCATGGCCGCAGCATCCTTTAGCGCCATTGGGACAAAACGAAAAAACCCCGGAGCGTCAAGGACGCTCCGGGGTTACCGGCGATCACGGACTGTCGTGCAATCAGCTCACACGCAGCCGGTCGGCTTGGGCAGCCCGCCATACTTGGTGATCGGCTTCATCGGGCCGGTCTTCCACATCTTGAACAGTTCCTTCTGGTCGGCATTAATGTACTTGGCGAACTTCCGGATGGGCGGCACCACGTTCTCTTCCTCAAAGTATTCCCGCGCCTTGAGGATCTGCTCCCATTTGACGTCGTCGAGTTCGACGCCATCGGCTTCGGCCATGGCACGCCCGATCTCCGGGGCCCATTGATTCATGTCGATCAGATAGCCGTCGCCATCACGTTCCGGCAGTTCCACACTCATTGCTCACTCCTGACTCACTCGTCTGCTGTTTCGTTGTATTGAATTGGTACACCGGCATCATAGCGCTTCCGGGCACAAAAACCAAGTAAAATAGTCAGGCATAGAGCGCGCGCAAAAAAAAAAACGGGCCGGCCTTGCCGACCCGTCGCATACTGGAGCTGGTGACAGGAATCGAACCCGCGACCGGCTGATTACAAATCAGCTGCTCTACCTACTGAGCTACACCAGCATTCCGGCAGATTGTAGGCGGCCATTGCAAGGCTTGGCAATCGGGCACTTTTCGGGGTTTGGGACATTCTCAGGGACACTTCACCCGGCGCAGCTGCCCCGCTGCCAGACGGTCGAGCAAACGCACATTGGCGGGAATATCCAGGCCCTTGACCATCACAACATGCCCCTCGACCACACGCTCGCGGCGCTGCAGACGGACCGCAAAGCCCATCTTCTCGATCTGCCGCTTGCGTCGCATTGCGTTCTCCTGCTGGCTGAACATGCCGAGCGAAATGGCATTGCGCAACGGGCCCGAGGCAAACAGCCAGGAGTCGCGCACGCCCTTGGCCTTGAGGCGCTCGACCGTTTGCCGGGCAGCCTCCCGGTTTGCCGCGGGCGGCACCAGGACATAGAAACCCGCCGGAACACGAACACGGGAGCGACCGATCTTCAGCCGCTGGATGCCGGTGGGCAGCTGCAGCCGCTCGGCTTCGCTCGCCTGCTCGAACGGCCCCAGCTCCCAGCAGGCCTGACGCGCGCCCTGCCGGGTGTCACCAGTGGCGGCAACCTTCGGCTCGGCCTCGTCGGCCAATGGTTTCAC
The sequence above is a segment of the endosymbiont of unidentified scaly snail isolate Monju genome. Coding sequences within it:
- a CDS encoding chemotaxis protein CheW, translating into MSIDMAQFHQVFFEESFEGLDVMENGLLNMDPGEVDPEEINSIFRAAHSIKGGSGTFGFNNISEFTHVMETLLDEMRDGRRPVTADAVNVLLASVDVLREMLTAAQEGSDPDEARIAEQRSELERVLSGGGAVEAATPVGDMAAAAPPVEVQPVGWRIVFRPHQHLLRTGNDPLRIIREIADLGDLEVVCDISDLPPLSEFEPEDSYLSWELKLDAPVDKAQIDEIFEWVEDDCDFAVVPILPEGADRVQAAPAEPVDNPPQEEEKKPELKVAEPPVERRQTPDRRQGGDRRATGRAAKKGGGGSSSIRVDTGKIDSLINMVGELVITQSMLGMLGEDFSMDKLGRLREGLAQLERHTRELQESVMQIRMLPISFTFSRFPRLVHDLSQKLGKKIELRMSGENTEVDKTVIEKIGDPLVHLVRNSVDHGIESPEERIAAGKPETGVVHLSAEHRGGNIVIEIRDDGKGLARDKILQKGIERGLVRPEDNLSDKQIFELIFQPGFSTAEQVSDVSGRGVDMDVVRRNINELGGAIEIDSEQGKGSTITIRLPLTLAILDGQSICIGSETYIVPLVSIIESIQVRPHMVRHVAGKGETFRLRDEYLPIVRMHEIFGIPDARATRIEDGIVVVVEAGGRKCGLFVDDLLGQQQVVIKSLEANYGRVEGLSGATILGDGSGSPDPRYSRRDAPCQRTVRRAGNRGHDRIGGPMSDDIHLSLLGQDHEDDAQGSQYLSFMLAGEQYAVSILRVQEIRGWEPATRVPNTPAYLKGVINLRGNIVPVYDLRLRFGMPVREYTQETVVIVVRVGEGEEQRSMGLVVDAVSDVLVVQDEQISQTPEFGAGVPTEHICGLASAGNDMVMLLDLESLAGGTAADEEHAA
- a CDS encoding response regulator — encoded protein: MAASILAVDDSASMRQMVSFTLKGAGYEVVEAADGVEALNIAKTRSVNLVITDVNMPNMDGITLIRELRNLPNYKFTPLLMLTTESGAEKKQQGKAAGATGWIVKPFNPDQLLKTVAKVIG
- a CDS encoding TusE/DsrC/DsvC family sulfur relay protein, which produces MSVELPERDGDGYLIDMNQWAPEIGRAMAEADGVELDDVKWEQILKAREYFEEENVVPPIRKFAKYINADQKELFKMWKTGPMKPITKYGGLPKPTGCV